Proteins encoded within one genomic window of Pseudalkalibacillus sp. SCS-8:
- the smc gene encoding chromosome segregation protein SMC, protein MFLKRLDVVGFKSFAERIGIEFVPGVTAVVGPNGSGKSNISDAVRWVLGEQSAKSLRGAKMEDIIFAGSDTRKPLNVAEVTLTLDNEDQHIPIEYNEISITRRVYRSGDSEYLINKQQCRLKDIIDLFMDSGLGREAYSIIGQGKVEEVLSSKPEDRRRIFEEAAGVLKYKTRKIKAQQKLKETEENLNRVEDILYELEDQVEPLKMQASIARDYLDKKSELEVIESALIVHEIEDLHKKWEAKSEEIERLKNEEKKIEADLQEKESTIEKVRDELSALDESIDELQDVLLNVSEELEKHEGKREVMRERKKNYHQNKEQLTKNIAQYKEKKKYVEEQLTKEQALLDEYGKSLQQLKSQLKKEEEQLELMDRNIEEELEQLKSDYFDCLNEQTSIKNEIRYLTEQLDQQSNKSSKLDERNEQYLQERKRVAEKKEELTNRLKEVQKNLQVQMEGFMKQKKKIEHEEKALSEQESKLYKAYQFIQQFRSKKEMLEEMQEDYSGFFHGVREILKERGKRLEGIEGAVAELITVSKEHETAMETALGGAAQNIVVHTEENARTAIAFLKQKRLGRATFLPMSVIKGRKLPYQEEEKISSHPSFIGVASNLVSFEEKHRNILENLLGNVIIAKDLEGANALARMLKHRFRIVTIEGDVVNPGGSMSGGSNKQKNSPLLSRQRELETITEKLSSMEVQTEQLETDVKNRKKEFQAHKEHLDDLRGKGEQLRLQEQQLKGELREIELESKNIDEHLSLYDREKGSYVSERKGTEERISNLKESLRSSEIKAKELESEVDRLTNQKNNQQTTKEELKEAITSLKVQQAQAEEQYAHSRNTVQRLEQDLKETTKLLNEAEEEFWLLEEAVNTSTADEEALDEQIIQHRKDKDATIRLISDRRKERVTRQEETEKHELELKEMKRIHTQMTDGIHQEEVRMNRLDVELENRLTHLSEEYHLTYERAKDKYTLTMEPEEARTKVKLIKRAIDELGTVNLGAIDEYERVSERYDFLTNQRDDLNEAKTTLYGVISEMDEEMTKRFKESFFQIRGHFKTIFSELFGGGRADLELTDPEDLLNTGVNILAQPPGKKLQHLALLSGGERALTAIALLFGILKVRPVPFCILDEVEAALDEANVSRFAKFLRDYSQETQFIVVTHRKGTMEEADVLYGVTMQESGVSNLVSVKLEETKELVTT, encoded by the coding sequence ATGTTCCTCAAAAGACTGGATGTCGTTGGGTTCAAGTCATTTGCTGAACGGATCGGCATCGAATTTGTCCCGGGTGTTACAGCTGTCGTCGGACCGAACGGTAGTGGAAAAAGTAATATATCAGATGCCGTTCGTTGGGTGCTTGGCGAGCAATCAGCAAAATCACTCCGAGGAGCGAAGATGGAGGACATCATCTTTGCAGGGAGTGACACACGGAAACCGTTGAATGTAGCCGAAGTGACATTAACATTGGATAACGAGGACCAACATATTCCAATTGAATATAATGAAATCAGTATTACCAGGAGAGTGTACAGGTCAGGTGACAGTGAATACCTGATCAATAAACAACAATGCAGGCTAAAAGACATCATCGATTTGTTCATGGATTCTGGTTTGGGCAGAGAGGCCTATTCGATTATTGGACAAGGGAAAGTCGAAGAAGTGCTTAGCAGTAAGCCTGAAGACCGACGGAGAATTTTTGAAGAAGCGGCTGGTGTCCTGAAATACAAGACGAGAAAGATAAAAGCCCAGCAAAAGCTCAAGGAAACAGAAGAAAACCTGAACAGGGTCGAAGATATCCTTTATGAGCTCGAAGATCAAGTCGAACCTTTGAAAATGCAAGCATCTATTGCAAGGGATTACTTGGATAAGAAGAGTGAACTTGAAGTCATTGAATCAGCCCTGATCGTCCATGAGATCGAAGACCTACATAAGAAGTGGGAAGCAAAGTCAGAAGAAATCGAACGTCTGAAAAATGAAGAAAAGAAAATCGAGGCTGACCTGCAAGAAAAGGAATCTACCATTGAAAAGGTGAGAGATGAGCTTTCTGCATTAGATGAGTCGATTGATGAGCTTCAGGATGTCCTCTTGAATGTGAGTGAAGAGCTCGAAAAGCATGAAGGTAAACGTGAAGTCATGCGGGAGCGGAAGAAGAATTACCATCAAAATAAAGAACAGCTGACTAAAAACATAGCTCAGTATAAAGAGAAGAAAAAGTATGTTGAAGAGCAGTTGACTAAGGAACAAGCCTTGCTTGATGAATACGGAAAGAGTTTGCAACAGCTCAAGTCGCAATTGAAAAAAGAAGAAGAACAGCTTGAACTGATGGATCGTAACATTGAGGAAGAGCTAGAACAATTGAAAAGTGACTATTTCGATTGTCTCAATGAACAAACGTCGATAAAGAATGAAATCCGTTATTTAACCGAACAGTTGGACCAGCAGTCCAATAAATCAAGTAAGCTTGATGAACGGAATGAACAATATCTTCAGGAGCGGAAAAGGGTTGCTGAAAAGAAGGAAGAACTTACAAATCGACTGAAAGAAGTCCAAAAAAACCTTCAAGTTCAGATGGAAGGGTTCATGAAGCAAAAGAAGAAGATTGAGCATGAAGAAAAAGCCTTGTCTGAACAGGAATCAAAGCTTTATAAAGCCTATCAGTTCATACAACAGTTCCGTTCAAAAAAAGAGATGCTTGAAGAGATGCAAGAGGATTACAGTGGGTTCTTCCATGGCGTCCGTGAAATTTTGAAGGAGCGGGGTAAACGCCTCGAGGGCATAGAAGGTGCTGTTGCTGAACTTATTACGGTATCGAAAGAACATGAAACCGCAATGGAAACAGCACTTGGTGGCGCAGCCCAGAACATCGTGGTCCATACGGAGGAAAATGCTCGGACCGCGATTGCATTCCTTAAACAAAAACGTCTTGGTAGAGCGACCTTCTTACCGATGTCCGTCATTAAGGGTCGTAAATTACCGTATCAAGAGGAAGAGAAAATCTCGTCCCATCCATCCTTTATCGGTGTTGCTTCCAATCTTGTCAGCTTTGAGGAAAAGCATCGCAACATTCTTGAGAACCTATTAGGTAATGTCATCATCGCCAAAGACCTGGAAGGGGCTAATGCGCTCGCGAGAATGCTGAAGCACCGTTTCCGGATCGTCACGATTGAAGGCGATGTCGTTAATCCTGGCGGGTCCATGTCTGGTGGAAGTAATAAACAGAAGAACAGTCCACTCTTATCCCGGCAGCGAGAATTGGAGACCATTACTGAAAAACTTTCTTCCATGGAGGTTCAGACTGAGCAGCTTGAAACCGATGTGAAGAATCGGAAAAAGGAATTCCAAGCGCACAAAGAGCATTTGGATGATCTCAGAGGGAAGGGTGAGCAGTTAAGGCTCCAGGAGCAACAGCTTAAAGGTGAGCTTCGTGAAATCGAACTGGAAAGCAAGAATATCGATGAACACCTTTCCTTATATGATCGAGAAAAGGGTTCTTATGTATCCGAGCGTAAAGGGACGGAGGAAAGGATTTCGAATCTTAAAGAGTCGTTACGTTCCTCTGAAATAAAGGCGAAAGAGCTGGAATCTGAAGTAGATCGTTTAACAAACCAGAAGAATAATCAACAAACGACGAAGGAAGAGCTAAAAGAGGCGATCACTTCCTTGAAAGTCCAGCAAGCACAAGCGGAAGAGCAATATGCTCATTCCAGGAATACAGTCCAGCGACTGGAACAAGATTTGAAAGAGACAACGAAGCTCTTGAATGAAGCTGAAGAAGAATTCTGGTTGTTGGAAGAGGCTGTCAATACAAGTACAGCTGATGAAGAAGCGCTTGATGAACAGATCATCCAGCATCGTAAGGATAAGGATGCAACGATCCGTCTTATCAGTGACAGACGAAAAGAACGGGTCACCAGGCAGGAAGAAACTGAAAAGCATGAACTTGAATTGAAAGAGATGAAGCGCATCCATACGCAAATGACCGATGGAATCCATCAAGAAGAGGTACGGATGAATCGATTGGATGTCGAACTAGAAAACCGCCTGACTCATCTGAGTGAGGAATATCATCTGACTTATGAGCGAGCGAAAGATAAATATACATTGACGATGGAGCCGGAAGAAGCAAGGACGAAAGTGAAGCTGATTAAGCGCGCGATTGATGAACTCGGAACGGTCAATCTAGGGGCGATCGACGAGTATGAGCGTGTATCTGAACGCTATGATTTCCTTACAAACCAGCGTGATGATCTGAATGAAGCAAAGACGACACTTTACGGAGTAATTTCAGAAATGGATGAAGAGATGACCAAGCGATTCAAGGAATCATTCTTCCAGATCCGCGGTCATTTCAAAACGATTTTCAGTGAATTGTTCGGAGGTGGACGAGCAGACCTCGAGCTGACCGATCCGGAAGACCTGTTGAATACGGGAGTGAATATCCTTGCTCAACCTCCAGGGAAGAAATTGCAGCACCTGGCTTTACTTTCAGGAGGGGAACGGGCTCTTACGGCAATCGCTTTACTATTTGGAATCCTGAAAGTACGTCCTGTACCATTCTGTATTCTTGATGAGGTGGAGGCCGCACTGGATGAAGCGAACGTTAGCCGATTTGCGAAGTTCTTACGGGATTATAGTCAGGAAACACAGTTCATCGTCGTTACCCACCGGAAAGGGACGATGGAAGAAGCGGATGTACTCTACGGGGTAACCATGCAAGAGTCTGGCGTCTCCAACCTCGTTTCTGTCAAATTGGAAGAAACGAAAGAATTAGTTACCACGTGA
- the rplS gene encoding 50S ribosomal protein L19 — MQQLLNDITKEQLKTDLPDFRAGDTVRVDVKVVEGTRERIQVFEGVVIKRRGSGISETFTVRKISYGVGVERTFPVHSPKIAKIDVVRHGKVRRAKLYYLRALRGKAARIKEIRR; from the coding sequence ATGCAACAACTACTTAATGATATTACAAAAGAGCAGTTAAAAACGGACTTGCCTGATTTCCGTGCTGGTGATACTGTGCGTGTTGACGTGAAAGTTGTCGAAGGTACACGTGAGCGTATCCAGGTATTCGAAGGTGTAGTCATCAAGCGTCGTGGATCTGGCATCAGTGAAACTTTCACTGTACGTAAGATTTCTTACGGTGTTGGAGTTGAGCGTACTTTCCCTGTACACTCTCCAAAGATTGCTAAGATTGACGTTGTACGTCACGGTAAGGTACGTCGTGCGAAGCTTTACTATCTACGTGCTCTACGTGGAAAAGCTGCGCGTATCAAAGAAATCCGCAGATAA
- a CDS encoding DUF1128 domain-containing protein, giving the protein MNLSVKSHENMAYMLEQMQKQMQVVNTGVMRPEDFDVNQYEELKDLYEFVMKKDHFSVSETEGIIQELSELRKNSK; this is encoded by the coding sequence GTGAATTTAAGTGTTAAAAGTCACGAAAACATGGCTTACATGCTCGAACAAATGCAAAAACAAATGCAAGTTGTCAATACAGGTGTGATGCGACCGGAAGATTTCGACGTCAATCAGTACGAAGAATTGAAGGATCTATATGAGTTCGTCATGAAAAAAGACCATTTCAGCGTGAGTGAAACAGAAGGTATCATTCAAGAACTGAGTGAGTTACGTAAAAACAGCAAATAA
- the trmD gene encoding tRNA (guanosine(37)-N1)-methyltransferase TrmD: MKIDILTLFPEMFTGVLNSSILKKAQDKGAVEYRVTDFRDFAENKHRKVDDYPYGGGAGMVLTPQPLFDAVEALKGDTKHERRRVILMCPQGERLTQRKLEELSEEDHLIFLCGHYEGYDERIREHLVTDEISIGDYVLTGGELASMVVIDGVTRLLPEVLGNEESAKQDSHSSGLLEHPHYTRPADFRGMKVPDVLLSGDHAKIEKWRQRQSLKRTYERRPDLIEFENLSTEEQRFLKSSKEDEE, translated from the coding sequence ATGAAAATAGATATTCTAACCCTCTTTCCAGAAATGTTTACCGGAGTTTTGAACAGTTCGATCTTGAAAAAAGCCCAGGACAAAGGCGCTGTCGAATATCGGGTAACCGATTTCCGTGATTTTGCAGAAAATAAACACCGTAAAGTCGATGATTACCCATACGGTGGTGGCGCAGGAATGGTGTTGACCCCGCAGCCATTATTCGATGCGGTAGAAGCTCTCAAGGGCGATACGAAACACGAAAGGCGTCGGGTCATCTTGATGTGCCCCCAGGGTGAACGACTTACCCAAAGAAAGCTCGAAGAACTATCAGAAGAGGATCATTTGATCTTCCTCTGTGGACATTATGAAGGGTATGACGAGAGAATCAGAGAGCACCTTGTAACCGATGAAATTTCGATAGGTGATTATGTACTGACAGGGGGAGAGCTTGCGTCGATGGTCGTCATCGATGGTGTGACACGTCTGCTTCCTGAGGTATTAGGAAATGAAGAGTCGGCGAAACAGGATTCCCACTCTTCAGGTTTGTTGGAACATCCCCACTATACCCGTCCGGCTGATTTTCGAGGTATGAAAGTTCCAGATGTCCTTTTATCGGGAGATCATGCCAAAATCGAGAAATGGCGTCAAAGGCAATCTCTTAAACGCACCTATGAACGCAGGCCGGATTTGATTGAATTTGAGAATCTCTCGACAGAGGAACAGCGATTTTTGAAATCTAGTAAAGAAGATGAGGAATAG
- a CDS encoding putative DNA-binding protein: MLEKTTRINFLFDFYHALLTPKQRNYMALYYLDDFSLGEIAEQYEVSRQAVYDNIKRTESMLEEYEDKLGLLEKYHRRQQLLTSLRQQIEAEKDKNNFLDTIKRIEDLD; the protein is encoded by the coding sequence GTGCTGGAGAAAACGACACGGATCAATTTTTTGTTTGATTTCTATCATGCGCTTTTGACTCCAAAACAGCGGAATTACATGGCGCTTTACTATCTTGATGATTTCTCCCTCGGAGAGATTGCCGAGCAATATGAAGTAAGTCGTCAAGCTGTCTACGACAACATTAAACGAACAGAATCAATGCTCGAAGAATACGAGGATAAGCTGGGGCTTCTCGAAAAATATCACAGACGCCAGCAACTGTTGACCTCATTACGTCAGCAGATTGAAGCTGAGAAGGATAAGAACAATTTCCTTGATACGATCAAGCGTATCGAGGATTTGGATTAG
- the rimM gene encoding ribosome maturation factor RimM (Essential for efficient processing of 16S rRNA) produces MSEWLNVGKIVNTHGIKGEVRVITRSDFADERYKAGSELYLFHPQKAEPVQLTVRSHRKHKQFDLIAFEGYPNINDVGPLRDGVLKVKKDELEELPEGEFYYYEIIGCDVYDQQGHEIGKVKEILSPGANDVWVVQSKEDKKEFLIPYIEQVVKEVDPENKRIVIEPMEGLLE; encoded by the coding sequence ATGAGTGAGTGGTTGAATGTTGGTAAGATTGTGAACACACATGGCATAAAGGGAGAAGTTCGTGTCATTACACGTTCAGATTTTGCGGATGAAAGGTACAAAGCAGGTTCAGAGCTCTATCTTTTCCATCCTCAAAAAGCCGAGCCGGTTCAACTCACCGTTCGTTCCCATCGGAAACATAAACAATTCGACCTGATCGCCTTTGAAGGATACCCAAATATCAATGATGTTGGACCATTGAGAGATGGTGTCCTGAAAGTGAAAAAGGACGAATTGGAAGAACTGCCGGAAGGTGAATTTTATTATTATGAAATCATCGGATGTGACGTTTATGACCAACAAGGTCATGAAATCGGCAAAGTAAAAGAAATTCTCTCTCCAGGGGCGAATGATGTATGGGTCGTCCAATCGAAAGAGGACAAGAAAGAATTCCTCATTCCCTATATCGAGCAAGTCGTGAAAGAAGTGGACCCGGAGAATAAGCGGATTGTCATTGAACCTATGGAAGGATTACTCGAATGA
- the lepB gene encoding signal peptidase I, with amino-acid sequence MAKGKSESWEWVKALVIALAVAAGIRYFLFAPIVVDGESMMPTLHNGDRMIVNKVSYDIGKPERFDIIVFNAPEGKDYIKRIIGLPGDTIEYRDDTLFVNDQEVPEPYLNEYKRSMPEGNLTYDFQLNEKIGRKTVPEGHVFVLGDNRQHSKDSRNIGAIPMDTIIGKANVIFWPVDHFNVIK; translated from the coding sequence ATGGCAAAGGGGAAGAGCGAATCTTGGGAATGGGTCAAAGCCCTGGTCATCGCTTTAGCAGTTGCTGCCGGTATCCGGTATTTTTTATTTGCACCAATTGTTGTGGATGGAGAATCAATGATGCCGACGCTTCATAATGGTGATCGAATGATCGTAAATAAAGTGAGCTATGATATAGGAAAGCCTGAGCGGTTCGATATCATCGTCTTCAATGCACCTGAAGGAAAAGATTACATAAAGAGGATAATTGGTTTACCAGGGGATACAATTGAGTATAGGGACGACACATTATTCGTTAATGACCAAGAAGTACCTGAACCATACTTGAACGAATATAAACGTTCGATGCCAGAGGGTAATTTAACATATGATTTTCAATTGAATGAAAAGATCGGTCGGAAAACTGTACCTGAAGGACACGTTTTCGTCTTAGGGGACAATCGACAACATAGTAAAGACAGCCGAAACATTGGGGCAATTCCGATGGACACGATCATCGGGAAAGCAAATGTGATCTTCTGGCCTGTCGATCATTTCAACGTAATAAAGTAG
- a CDS encoding KH domain-containing protein yields the protein MEELIETIVKALVDHPEDVRIEEVKTDQSITYQLTVHSEDMGKVIGKQGRIAKAIRTVINAAGTNENKKINLEIV from the coding sequence ATGGAAGAGTTAATCGAAACAATCGTTAAAGCTCTTGTCGATCACCCAGAAGATGTACGCATTGAAGAAGTCAAGACTGATCAATCCATCACCTACCAGCTCACTGTCCATAGTGAAGACATGGGGAAAGTGATAGGCAAACAAGGGCGTATTGCAAAAGCGATCCGTACAGTCATCAATGCTGCAGGCACGAATGAAAACAAAAAGATAAATCTTGAAATCGTCTAA
- the rpsP gene encoding 30S ribosomal protein S16, with product MAVKIRLKRMGAKKSPFYRLVVADSRSPRDGRFIEEIGYYNPIANPIDVKIDEEKALEWMLKGAKPSDTVRNLFSNAGLMEKLHNAKNQK from the coding sequence ATGGCAGTAAAAATTCGTTTAAAGCGTATGGGAGCAAAAAAATCTCCATTTTATCGTTTGGTGGTAGCAGACTCACGTTCACCTCGTGATGGACGTTTCATCGAGGAAATTGGTTACTACAACCCAATTGCAAACCCGATCGATGTGAAAATCGACGAAGAAAAGGCACTTGAGTGGATGCTTAAAGGTGCGAAGCCTTCTGACACTGTCCGTAACCTGTTCTCCAATGCAGGTCTTATGGAAAAGCTGCACAATGCAAAAAACCAAAAATAA
- the rnc gene encoding ribonuclease III, which yields MSNRTSSKRYSRTKRRPFTKEELTLRFDSFQKELGIRFNNEKLLFQAFTHSSYVNEHRKRPSDDNERLEFLGDAVLELTISQYLYKKYHNMSEGELTKLRAAVVCEPSLVTFAHQLKFGDLVLLGKGEENTGGRTRPALLADVFEAFIGALYLDQGLEVVEQFLVKYVYPKINEGAFSHVMDFKSQLQEFIQRENQGTLDYRIVQETGPAHNREFTSEVYLGAQRLGVGHGRSKKEAEQQAAREGLQKLNEQKNG from the coding sequence ATGTCCAACCGTACATCATCAAAGAGATATTCACGAACAAAACGTAGACCTTTTACAAAGGAAGAATTGACATTACGGTTCGATTCTTTCCAAAAGGAATTGGGAATACGATTCAATAATGAAAAGTTGCTTTTTCAAGCTTTTACTCATTCATCGTATGTGAATGAGCATCGAAAACGTCCGAGTGACGATAATGAACGCCTCGAATTTTTAGGAGACGCAGTATTGGAATTGACGATTTCACAATACTTGTACAAGAAATATCACAACATGTCCGAAGGTGAATTGACAAAATTACGTGCAGCCGTCGTTTGTGAACCATCTCTTGTGACATTTGCACATCAATTGAAATTCGGAGATCTTGTATTATTGGGCAAAGGTGAAGAAAATACCGGAGGTCGCACACGACCAGCATTACTTGCCGACGTATTTGAAGCCTTCATCGGTGCTCTGTATCTTGATCAAGGGCTTGAAGTCGTTGAACAATTCCTTGTCAAATACGTATATCCTAAAATTAATGAAGGTGCTTTTTCCCATGTGATGGATTTCAAAAGTCAATTGCAGGAATTCATCCAGCGTGAAAACCAAGGAACATTGGATTATCGGATTGTTCAGGAAACTGGTCCGGCTCACAATCGTGAGTTTACATCTGAAGTATATTTAGGAGCACAACGTCTAGGTGTTGGACATGGACGTTCAAAAAAGGAAGCTGAGCAGCAAGCAGCTCGTGAAGGACTGCAAAAGCTGAACGAACAAAAGAATGGATGA
- the ftsY gene encoding signal recognition particle-docking protein FtsY has protein sequence MSFFKRMKEKFTTQSESVTEKFKEGLSKTRNSFSNRVNELIKNYRTVDEEFFEELEEILIEADVGVTTVMDLIDELKDEAKRQNIKDTEKLQVVISEKLAEFLQKEDDNVALNVKEGELTVILFVGVNGVGKTTSIGKLAHKLKQEGKSVMMAAGDTFRAGAIDQLQVWGDRVGVDVVKHSEGSDPAAVVYDAVKSAKSRGVDVLLCDTAGRLQNKVNLMNELEKIKRVIGREIPGAPHEVLLVVDATTGQNAMSQAKTFSQATDVTGLVLTKLDGTAKGGIVLAIRHELDLPVKFVGLGEKVEDLYEFDPDQFVYGLFSNVLYEDPEEDSQ, from the coding sequence ATGAGTTTTTTTAAACGGATGAAGGAAAAATTCACGACTCAAAGTGAATCAGTTACAGAGAAATTCAAGGAAGGTCTATCTAAGACGAGGAATTCCTTTTCCAATCGTGTTAATGAACTAATCAAAAACTATCGGACAGTCGACGAAGAGTTCTTCGAAGAACTTGAAGAGATTCTGATTGAAGCTGATGTAGGTGTCACGACTGTAATGGATTTGATTGATGAACTGAAGGATGAAGCAAAACGTCAAAATATAAAAGATACAGAAAAGCTTCAAGTCGTCATTTCAGAGAAACTCGCTGAATTCTTGCAAAAGGAAGACGATAACGTAGCATTGAATGTTAAAGAAGGGGAATTGACGGTCATTTTGTTTGTCGGTGTGAATGGGGTAGGAAAGACGACTTCCATCGGGAAACTGGCACATAAATTGAAGCAAGAAGGTAAGTCGGTCATGATGGCAGCAGGAGATACGTTCCGTGCAGGCGCAATCGATCAATTGCAAGTGTGGGGAGACCGTGTCGGCGTCGATGTGGTCAAGCATAGCGAAGGCTCCGATCCTGCCGCTGTCGTGTACGATGCCGTCAAATCTGCTAAATCCCGCGGCGTCGACGTGCTCTTATGTGATACGGCAGGACGTCTACAGAATAAAGTCAATCTGATGAATGAATTGGAAAAAATCAAACGTGTCATCGGTCGGGAAATTCCTGGTGCACCACATGAAGTCTTGCTCGTAGTCGATGCAACCACTGGTCAAAACGCCATGAGCCAGGCTAAGACATTCAGTCAGGCGACGGATGTGACAGGACTTGTGTTGACGAAGCTTGATGGAACCGCTAAAGGAGGAATTGTCCTGGCAATCCGGCATGAACTGGATTTGCCGGTCAAATTCGTAGGTTTGGGTGAGAAAGTGGAGGATCTCTATGAATTCGACCCTGACCAATTCGTATATGGCCTGTTTTCCAACGTCTTATACGAAGACCCCGAAGAGGATAGTCAATAG
- the ffh gene encoding signal recognition particle protein gives MAFEGLADRLQQTLQKVRGKGKVTEADVKVMMREVRLALLEADVNFKVVKQFIAKVKERAIGQEVLESLTPGQQVVKVVNEELTELMGGEQSKIATSNRPPTVIMMVGLQGAGKTTTTGKLANHLRKKHNRNPLLVAADVYRPAAINQLQTLGKQLGMPVFDLGTDTSPVEIAKQGIAKAKEEHHDYVIIDTAGRLHIDEGLMDELSQIKELSKPDEILLVVDAMTGQDAVNVAQSFHEQLGLTGVVLTKLDGDTRGGAALSIKSVTNTPIKFIGMGEKLDALEPFHPERMASRILGMGDVLSLIEKAQTNVDEKKAKELEEKMRTMSFTFEDFLEQLTQVRSMGPLDELLGMLPGAGQMKQLKNVKVDEKQLNHVEAIIKSMTKGEKLQPEIINASRKKRIAKGSGRSVQEVNRLLKQFEDMKKMMKQMSNMQKGKKKGGMGNFKFPFK, from the coding sequence ATGGCATTTGAAGGTTTAGCCGACCGACTTCAACAGACACTTCAGAAAGTCCGCGGTAAAGGGAAAGTCACCGAAGCGGACGTTAAAGTCATGATGCGAGAAGTTCGACTGGCGTTATTGGAAGCTGACGTTAACTTTAAAGTCGTAAAGCAATTTATCGCAAAGGTCAAAGAGCGAGCAATAGGTCAGGAAGTTCTTGAAAGCTTGACCCCGGGTCAACAAGTCGTCAAAGTGGTCAATGAAGAGTTGACAGAATTGATGGGCGGGGAACAGAGCAAGATTGCGACTTCAAACCGTCCTCCGACTGTCATCATGATGGTCGGTTTACAAGGTGCCGGTAAGACGACCACTACTGGAAAGCTTGCCAATCATCTGCGTAAGAAGCACAACCGTAATCCTTTACTGGTTGCGGCCGATGTGTACCGACCAGCAGCGATCAACCAGCTGCAAACACTTGGAAAACAGCTCGGAATGCCGGTTTTTGACCTTGGCACTGATACCAGCCCGGTTGAAATTGCCAAGCAAGGAATCGCAAAAGCGAAAGAAGAGCACCACGATTACGTGATTATCGATACAGCCGGACGTCTACACATTGATGAAGGACTGATGGACGAGTTATCACAAATCAAGGAGCTTTCTAAGCCGGATGAAATCCTGCTTGTCGTGGATGCGATGACAGGTCAAGATGCGGTGAATGTTGCGCAAAGCTTCCACGAACAGCTCGGGCTGACGGGAGTCGTATTGACGAAGTTGGATGGAGATACACGTGGTGGTGCCGCGTTATCAATCAAATCCGTCACCAATACCCCGATTAAATTCATCGGTATGGGCGAAAAGCTGGATGCGCTTGAACCATTCCATCCTGAAAGAATGGCTTCACGCATACTAGGAATGGGCGATGTCCTATCGCTGATTGAAAAAGCCCAAACGAACGTCGATGAGAAGAAAGCCAAAGAGCTGGAAGAGAAAATGCGGACGATGAGCTTTACCTTTGAAGATTTTCTCGAGCAGCTCACCCAAGTAAGAAGCATGGGACCACTTGATGAACTGCTTGGAATGCTGCCTGGCGCTGGACAGATGAAGCAACTGAAAAACGTCAAGGTAGACGAGAAACAGCTTAATCACGTTGAAGCGATCATCAAATCGATGACGAAAGGTGAAAAGCTTCAGCCTGAAATCATTAACGCAAGTCGGAAGAAACGTATCGCGAAAGGGAGCGGTCGTTCAGTCCAAGAGGTCAATCGCCTCTTGAAGCAATTTGAGGACATGAAGAAAATGATGAAACAAATGTCCAATATGCAAAAAGGTAAGAAAAAAGGCGGAATGGGCAATTTCAAATTCCCATTCAAATAA